The genomic segment AATCCAGGCAGGAAGTCGCCCGGCTCGACGGCACCGGTCTCGATCGTAAGGTACAGGCCGTCTGCGTGGGTCAGGTCCAGCGCCCGGTGCTGGATTTCCTCGTGGGCGCGGTGTGGGAGCGTGTGGGTATGGAAGGCGATGATCCGATTCCAGCCCTTCTTCGCGAAGAGGTAACGCGTATCGGCCGGTGGCAACTGGTACTGGCGGTGCGGAGCCGGAAGCCGTTTGATCAGTTTGATCTCTCCGGCCAGAAGGACACCTTCGCGGCGCATCAGTCGGGCGACACGAGCATCCGCTTCCGCGTCGCCGCCGAACCAACGCTCGGCGTGTTTGCCGAAGTCGAATTCGAAGATTTCACTCACTTCCATCAGGGAGTGGACGTCCCCCGACTCCTCGCATAGCGTGATGCGCTGCCCGGCTTCCAGGCCTTCGGCGGCCGCACCGGGGATCCGCAGCACGATCGGAACCGGCCAGGCCACTCCATCCGGGAGGCGCTGCTGATCGAGGACGGAGCGCACGCTGTCGAGGTTCATGAAACCGGACAGGGGGGAGAAAGTGCCCAGTGCAATTCGCTGACAGTCCAGAAGGTCCTGGCGCGGCAGTTCGATGCGGCGCAACTGCTCGATCCCCTCGAGATCGGGACCACTCGCGTTCTGGCTGACCAACGTTCCGCCGTGAGGCTCGACCAGTAGTGAGACGGGCTGCGAGACGCGTTCGAAGGGATCGCGGTCGGCACTTTCCTCGAAAGCTTGTACGAGCTTCTTGATCATGCTGACGCAACCGATCGGGTATTTGCCTACCGCAGTCTCTCCCGCCAACACGAGGCCGTCCGCACCGTCGAGGATCGTGTTGAACACGTCATTGACCTCGGCACGTGTCGGCGTCGGCTGTGTCGTCATCGATTCCATCAGATTTGTTGCGACGTACACGGGTTTGTTCGCCGCTTTACCGACGGAAATGATCTTCTTCTGGACCAGTGGGATCTTCTCGATCGGGACCTGTCGCGAAAGGTCACCGCGGTCGATCAGTAGAGCATCCGAGTGTTTGGCAATGGCCTCGAGGTTCGCGAGACCAGGAAGGCACTCGATCTTTGAAATGACCGTGGCATCTGGTGCCGCAACCGCACGGATTTCATCAACGTCAGATGCGCGATGGGCGAAAGAAAGTGCGACGTAGCGAATTCCCAGGCCCTTGCCGATCTCGAGCGCGCGGCGGTCTTTCGCGGTCAAGGGCGGTAGTTCGATGTCGCGTTCCAGTGTCGCGGCCTTGTTCCGACCGACCAGGCCGCCGGTCAGTACACGCAGGACCACACCGTCGTTTTCTCGATCGATGACCTGCGTGAGCACGGTGCTGTCGATCGTAATGAAATCGCCGATCTCGAATACGGATAAAACGCTATCGGGTGTCAGATTGAAACTATGGGCATCTCCGGGAACCGGATGCCCCGGAACACGGATCGTGCTGTTTTCCCGCAGCACGACCTCGTCTTCGATCAGGTAACCGGTGCGAATCTGTGCGCCTTCGGTATCGAGGCAGATCGGTACCGACGTCCGCTGTTGCAGGTATTCGATCTGGGAACCGACCTGCTCCGCCGAGATGTGTGAGAGGTTGAGCCGAAACAGGCTCACGCCCAGTTCTTCCATGCGAGCGATGACTCGATCGTTCATGGAGGAGGGGCCGAGCGTGCACAATATCTGCATTCTGATCGCCGATCTGCCCGGGTTTTGAGCCGCGGCAGGGGTAACGGGCACCGGATCTACAAGGCCGGGCACCACCGGGAACTTCGTCCGAACGCCAGTATACCTGATCCGCCCCGCTGCGCCGAAGCTATGGCAGGGGCTCAGGAAGGGCGGTAACTACTTGGACTTCATGAAGTTTTGGCCGGCAATCGCGTCCGTGCTCTTCTGCCTCGCCGCCTGCGGCCCGTCACCGGACGCGGCACGTGGCGAATTGCGCGTGAATCTGGCGACCGAACCGCCCACTCTCGACTGGAGCCTGGCGACGGATGGCACCTCGATCAAGGTCATCGAGCAGTTGATGCGGGGGCTGACCCGACTGGGACCCGACCTGCTGCCTCAGCCGGCCCTCGCGGAGCGCTGGGACGTTTCTCCGGACGGCCTGACGTATACCTTCCACCTGCGGCCCGGTGTCGTGTGGAGTGATGGGGTGCCTCTGCGCGCCCAGGACTTCGTTTTTTCCTGGCGGCGTCTGATGGATCCGGCCACCGCTGCGGAATACGCCTATTTCCTGTTTCCGGTGAAGAATGCGCGGGCGGTGAACTCCGGCGAACTGGAGCCGGAGCAACTCGGCGTACGCGCGCTGGACGACGCCACGCTACAGGTACGACTCGAGGCGCCACTGGTCTACTTCTCATCGCTGGTGAACTTCATGGTCACGTTCCCACAGCGGCGCGACGTGATCGAGCGCTGGGGCGATGGTTGGACCGAAGCGGGCCGCTTGATCAGCCTGGGCCCGTTCATTCTCGAAGAGTGGCGCCACGAGTACCGCATCGTTCTGAGGGCGAACGCCGACTTCTACGCGGGTCGACCCGAACTCGATCGGGTGATCGGCTATATGGTCGAGGAAGCCGCGACGGCCCTTGTGCTCTTCGAGCAGGGGATTCTCGATCTGGTCGATCTGCCGCCTTTGGAAATTCGCCGCTACCGATCGCATCCCGCATACCGGAGAAAGGCGCAACTCCGCGGTTACTACTACGGATTCAATACGCGCAAGCCGCCCTTTGACGACGTGCGCGTGCGGCGCGCTTTTGCGATGGCGATCGACCGCAGCCAGTTCCCGCCTCTATTGCAGGGCGGTGAGATCGCCTGGTCGTCCTGGATTCCGCCGGGGATGCCACACAACAATCCGGAGATCGGCCTGGGATTCGATCCGGAGGGCGCGCGCCGCCTGCTCGCGGAAGCCGGTGTCGATCCGGCCGAACTGAAGCCCATCCAGGTGGTCTACAACAGCAATGAGACGCATAAACTCGTGGCCGAGAAAGTGCAGGCGATGTGGCGGAAGCATCTGGGGGTCGACGTGGTGCTCGCCAACCGGGAGTGGAAGGTCTTCTTGAAGGAGGTACAGGTCGACACGCCGATGGTGTATCGCCTGGGGTGGGGCGCCGATTTTGCAGACCCAGACAACTTCATCAATCTCTTCACGTCCGATAGCGCGAACAATTACACCGGATGGGGGAATCCCCGCTACGACCAGCTCACGGAGCAGGCCGCGCGTGAGCGCGATCCGTCGCTGCGCCAGAAGCTCTATGACGAAGCGCAGCGAATCCTATGCGAGCAGGACGTGCCCATCGTTCCCTTCTTCGTGACGTCGATCAATTCAGTCGTGGCCGAGCGTGTGAAGGGCTTCGAGATCAACCCGATGGATCTCTGGTTCCTCGAAGAAGTGAGCACCCGTTGATCCGTTTCGTCGTCGCTCGCTTGCTTCAGGCGATTCCTGTGCTGCTGATCGTGGCGACGGCCACCTTTGCATTGCTTCGCTTTCTGCCGGGCGGTCCTTTCGACCGGGAGAAAGCGCTTCCTCCGGAGATCTTGCGCAACATCGAAGCGCGCTACGAACTCGATCGACCCATCCTGGAGCAGTACACGCAGTTTCTTTCGAACACAGTGCGCGGTGATCTGGGGCCTTCCTACAAGTACATCGGGCGCGACGTTTCCGACATTCTTGCGGAGTCGTTCCCCGTTTCGCTTCAGCTGGGATCACTCGCTTTGCTGATCTCTTTTGTCGGAGGCGTTTCGATCGGACTTGCCGCCGGAGTTCGCCGAGGGAGCTGGTTGGATCGCGTCGTCATGTTGCTTTCTGTGCTTGGGGTCTCGGTGCCCAGCTTCGTGCTCGGCGCTGGTCTGATCCTGACCCTGGGCCTCGCGCTCGGCTGGTTTCCCGCGGGTCTCTGGGAGGGACCTTCACACGCGATCCTTCCCGCGATTACCCTGGCGGCCCTGCCCATGGCGTATATCGCCCAGTTGACGCGCTCCTCTGTGATCGATGTCGTGGACCGCGACTACATTCGCACCGCGCGTGCAAAGGGTGTGTCCGAAGCGCGTATTCGGCGCGTTCACGTCTTGCGCAATGCGTTGCTGGCAGTGACTACCTACTTCGGACCGTTGCTCGCGATCCTGCTTACAGGCTCGTTCGTCGTGGAGAAGATCTACGCGATCCCCGGTATGGGGCGCTTTTTCGTAACGGCCGTCAGTAATCGGGACTATCCGCTGGTGCTAGGCGTGACGCTCGTCTACGCGGTTCTCGTCCTGCTCGCGAATCTCCTGGTCGACCTCTTGTACGGCTGGATTGACCCGCGTATCCGCGTGACGGGAAATCGCGAATGAACTTCCTCGGCTGGCTCGGTGCGATCCTCGTCGCGTTCCTGCTCTTCGTCGCCGTGCTAGGTGATGGGATCGCGGGCGTGTCGTTCGACGCGCAGGATTCCATGCACGCGCTCGAAGGCCCATCGGTCACGCACTGGATGGGTACCGATGCGCTGGGTCGCGATCTGCTCGCCCGCGTCGCCCAGGGTGCTCGCGTGTCGCTGCGGGTCGCGGTTGCCTCGACGCTGCTCGCGCTCGCGATCGGGGTCACCTATGGCGGCATTTCGGGTTTTGTTGCAGGCCGCCTCGACGCCTGGCTGATGCGCGGTGTCGACGTGATGTACTCGCTTCCCGATGTGCTGGTGATCGTACTCCTGATCGAAGTCCTGCAGAACCTGTTGAGCGGGGTCGCGGACAACTACCGCCGAGAACTGGCCATGGCGCTGGCCCTCGGGGGGCTCGGCTGGGTGGCTGTGGCCCGTCTGGTGCGCGGTCTCGTGCTCCAGGCGCGTGAGGAAGCCTGGGTCGAAGCGGCCCGGGCCATCGGAGTGGGGCGGCGACGCCTGCTTCTGCGCCATATCCTGCCCAATGTCTCGGGCCCGATTCTCGTGACTGCTGCCTTCCGCATCCCCGCCGCGATTCTTACGGAATCGACCGTCTCGTTCATCGGGCTCGGCATTCAGCCACCTTTCTCGAGCTGGGGAGCACTGGCCAGCGATGGCTTCAGCGCGATGCGCTCCTATCCACACCTGGTGGTTTTTCCGAGCCTGGCGATCCTGGTCTCGTTGGTGGCGTTTCACTTCCTGGGCGATGCTCTCCGAGACGCCCTCGATCCGCGAAAAGCGCCTCGAACCTGATGGAATTTGTGGGAGTTGCCACCTCCGAAGTCCGCGTTAGACTCCGCACCCGATGGGGCGGTCTACAGCACTCCAAACACTGTGATCGCGAGAGAGATCGCCCGGCGCCCGGAAGAGGGGAACTCGACTGTGGTGTCGAGTCGGATCTCCGCATGATGTTGTTCCCATTGGATGGAGTGAAGAACAATTGATCAAGCTAGAGGGGTTCTCCAAACACTACGGGAGCATCGTCGCCGTGAACGACGTGTCCTTTGAAGTTTCAAAGGGTGAAGTCGTTGGCTTTCTCGGACCGAACGGTGCAGGCAAGACTACGACCATGCGTGCGCTGACGGGCTACCTCCCTCCGACGAGGGGAAGAATCGAAATCGCTGGATTCGATCCCGATCGGTATCCGCTCGAAGCCAAGCGCGCGACCGGCTATCTGCCCGAATCACCGCCTCTGTATCCCGAAATGCGGGTTCGGGAGTACGTCAAGTACGTGGCTGCACTGCACGATGTGCCGCGCGTGGAACGCGCAAGCAAAGTCGACAAGGCGTTGGCGGCCTGCGGACTCGAATCCGTGGCGGATCGCGTTATCAGCACCCTGTCGAAGGGCTTTCGCCAGCGCGTGGGCATCGCTCAAGCCGTCGTACACGAACCCCCCGTCCTGATCCTGGACGAACCCACCTCGGGCCTCGATCCGATCCAGATCGTCGAGATTCGCGAGATGATTCACCGACTCGCGTCGGGTGAAGGGCGCACGGTCATTCTTTCGACTCATATCCTGGCGGAGGTCGAAGCGATCTGTCAGCGCGTGCTTCTGATCGCATACGGTCAGCTTTGCATCGACGCTCCGCTCGAGGAATTGCGGTCGCGAGGTTCGCTCGAGGAAGTGTTCATGCGCGAGGTCGAAGCGGCTGCAAATCTGTCGGACGCCGGCGACGAGGCCAGTCACGTTGAAGAAAGGCAGGAGAGCCCGGCATGAAGCACATCTTCGCCATCGCCGGTCGAGAACTGCGCAGCATCTTCGGCACACCCGTTGCCTATATCGTGATCGCCACGTACATGCTGTTTGCGGGCTTCATCTTCTTCGGCAGCCTGGGACAGTTCATTCTGCAGATTCAACAGATCCAGGCCATGGGCCTGACGCAGTACCTCGAGCAGTGGAACCTGAACCAGATCGTGATCGCACCCGCGTACGGCACGTTTGCCTTGATCTTCGCGATGCTGATTCCTCTGCTCAGCGCGCGGGCGCTGGCCGGT from the bacterium genome contains:
- a CDS encoding sulfate adenylyltransferase — encoded protein: MQILCTLGPSSMNDRVIARMEELGVSLFRLNLSHISAEQVGSQIEYLQQRTSVPICLDTEGAQIRTGYLIEDEVVLRENSTIRVPGHPVPGDAHSFNLTPDSVLSVFEIGDFITIDSTVLTQVIDRENDGVVLRVLTGGLVGRNKAATLERDIELPPLTAKDRRALEIGKGLGIRYVALSFAHRASDVDEIRAVAAPDATVISKIECLPGLANLEAIAKHSDALLIDRGDLSRQVPIEKIPLVQKKIISVGKAANKPVYVATNLMESMTTQPTPTRAEVNDVFNTILDGADGLVLAGETAVGKYPIGCVSMIKKLVQAFEESADRDPFERVSQPVSLLVEPHGGTLVSQNASGPDLEGIEQLRRIELPRQDLLDCQRIALGTFSPLSGFMNLDSVRSVLDQQRLPDGVAWPVPIVLRIPGAAAEGLEAGQRITLCEESGDVHSLMEVSEIFEFDFGKHAERWFGGDAEADARVARLMRREGVLLAGEIKLIKRLPAPHRQYQLPPADTRYLFAKKGWNRIIAFHTHTLPHRAHEEIQHRALDLTHADGLYLTIETGAVEPGDFLPGFTLRAYQMLIDFGFYPRDRVLLGASAMYSAGAGAREAALLALCRKNMGFSHIVLGRNDSSEGRATRALFESMGDLGIEPVFFETLGYDPEERSLVPQSGTGVLPISGRLVRNALQSGERLPEWFMRSIIQDSARAEIGAGRSVFAD
- a CDS encoding peptide ABC transporter substrate-binding protein, producing MKFWPAIASVLFCLAACGPSPDAARGELRVNLATEPPTLDWSLATDGTSIKVIEQLMRGLTRLGPDLLPQPALAERWDVSPDGLTYTFHLRPGVVWSDGVPLRAQDFVFSWRRLMDPATAAEYAYFLFPVKNARAVNSGELEPEQLGVRALDDATLQVRLEAPLVYFSSLVNFMVTFPQRRDVIERWGDGWTEAGRLISLGPFILEEWRHEYRIVLRANADFYAGRPELDRVIGYMVEEAATALVLFEQGILDLVDLPPLEIRRYRSHPAYRRKAQLRGYYYGFNTRKPPFDDVRVRRAFAMAIDRSQFPPLLQGGEIAWSSWIPPGMPHNNPEIGLGFDPEGARRLLAEAGVDPAELKPIQVVYNSNETHKLVAEKVQAMWRKHLGVDVVLANREWKVFLKEVQVDTPMVYRLGWGADFADPDNFINLFTSDSANNYTGWGNPRYDQLTEQAARERDPSLRQKLYDEAQRILCEQDVPIVPFFVTSINSVVAERVKGFEINPMDLWFLEEVSTR
- a CDS encoding ABC transporter permease, with the protein product MRAGRAHRSLLRDVDQFSRGRACEGLRDQPDGSLVPRRSEHPLIRFVVARLLQAIPVLLIVATATFALLRFLPGGPFDREKALPPEILRNIEARYELDRPILEQYTQFLSNTVRGDLGPSYKYIGRDVSDILAESFPVSLQLGSLALLISFVGGVSIGLAAGVRRGSWLDRVVMLLSVLGVSVPSFVLGAGLILTLGLALGWFPAGLWEGPSHAILPAITLAALPMAYIAQLTRSSVIDVVDRDYIRTARAKGVSEARIRRVHVLRNALLAVTTYFGPLLAILLTGSFVVEKIYAIPGMGRFFVTAVSNRDYPLVLGVTLVYAVLVLLANLLVDLLYGWIDPRIRVTGNRE
- a CDS encoding ABC transporter permease; this translates as MNFLGWLGAILVAFLLFVAVLGDGIAGVSFDAQDSMHALEGPSVTHWMGTDALGRDLLARVAQGARVSLRVAVASTLLALAIGVTYGGISGFVAGRLDAWLMRGVDVMYSLPDVLVIVLLIEVLQNLLSGVADNYRRELAMALALGGLGWVAVARLVRGLVLQAREEAWVEAARAIGVGRRRLLLRHILPNVSGPILVTAAFRIPAAILTESTVSFIGLGIQPPFSSWGALASDGFSAMRSYPHLVVFPSLAILVSLVAFHFLGDALRDALDPRKAPRT
- a CDS encoding ABC transporter ATP-binding protein, yielding MIKLEGFSKHYGSIVAVNDVSFEVSKGEVVGFLGPNGAGKTTTMRALTGYLPPTRGRIEIAGFDPDRYPLEAKRATGYLPESPPLYPEMRVREYVKYVAALHDVPRVERASKVDKALAACGLESVADRVISTLSKGFRQRVGIAQAVVHEPPVLILDEPTSGLDPIQIVEIREMIHRLASGEGRTVILSTHILAEVEAICQRVLLIAYGQLCIDAPLEELRSRGSLEEVFMREVEAAANLSDAGDEASHVEERQESPA